In a single window of the uncultured Dysgonomonas sp. genome:
- a CDS encoding FAD-dependent oxidoreductase, with amino-acid sequence MIKEDFNQDKRNLKKLTLTTNLVVVGGGLSGVCAAIAAARAGIKVVLIQDRPVLGGNASSEVRLWVLGATSHMGSNNRWSREGGIIDEILLENLYKNKEGNPVIFDTILLDKVQQESNIQLLLNTSVYETIKSEKNRVSAVLAFNSQNSIRYEIAGTLFCDASGDGIVAYQAGAAYRMGAEDKLEYNEKFAPDTSEYGELLGHSLYFYTKNVGNPIKYVAPSYALKDIKKIPRFGNINSGQHGCKFWWLEYGGRLDTIHDTEKIKWELWSIVCGVWDYIKNSGKFPEADNLTLEWVGTIPGKRESRRFVGLYTLVQQDIMEQRHHDDAVLFGGWAIDLHPADGVYSEKGGCIQYHSKGVYEIPYRCFVSKDIENLFFAGRNISSSHVAHGSSRVMATSAFGGQAVGIAAAQCIKKGLKPKDIIDIKEIKELQQQLNIIGQSIPNTRIENQNNLLASANISVSSELILDRIREAGIWINLDYSVAQMLPLKKGQCYSFEIQVDAAEETILEVELRCSSKINNYTPDIVVDKLSIELVEGKQSIKLIFNKGLPNDQYGFLTFLKNDKAKIEMSEDRFSGIVSVFNKFNYAVNNNGAQIAPPDSGIESFEFWCPDRRPQGHNIAMKIVPALKTFGKENLLEGLIRPTNQPNAWASDISDKEVCMSVLWESEKEINSITLYFDTDYDHALESVQMGHPENIIPFCVQNYRIKDQTGNIIYEKIENYQTINVIKLGEKIKTSSITIELDNPQINIPVSVYYITIN; translated from the coding sequence ATGATTAAAGAAGATTTCAATCAAGATAAACGAAACCTGAAAAAACTTACACTGACTACAAATCTGGTCGTTGTAGGTGGAGGTTTATCCGGAGTCTGTGCAGCCATTGCCGCAGCAAGAGCCGGAATAAAGGTAGTATTGATTCAAGATAGACCTGTACTAGGAGGCAATGCATCAAGTGAAGTCAGACTATGGGTATTAGGTGCAACATCGCATATGGGTAGTAACAATAGATGGTCTAGAGAAGGAGGGATCATCGATGAAATTTTATTGGAAAATTTATACAAAAATAAAGAAGGCAATCCTGTCATTTTTGATACAATTCTTCTAGACAAAGTACAACAAGAATCTAACATCCAACTATTACTGAACACCTCTGTTTATGAAACAATAAAATCAGAGAAAAATAGGGTTTCTGCTGTTTTGGCTTTTAATAGTCAAAATTCCATAAGATACGAAATTGCAGGTACCTTATTTTGCGATGCTTCAGGTGATGGTATAGTTGCATATCAGGCAGGTGCAGCATATAGGATGGGTGCAGAGGATAAATTAGAGTATAATGAAAAATTTGCACCAGACACTAGCGAATACGGAGAACTTCTGGGGCATTCCCTTTATTTCTACACAAAAAACGTAGGTAATCCTATAAAATATGTAGCACCATCTTATGCATTGAAAGATATAAAGAAAATTCCTCGTTTTGGTAATATCAATTCAGGCCAGCATGGCTGTAAATTTTGGTGGCTTGAGTATGGTGGACGTTTGGATACCATCCATGATACGGAAAAAATAAAATGGGAATTATGGAGTATAGTATGTGGAGTATGGGATTATATAAAAAATTCGGGCAAGTTTCCAGAAGCAGATAATTTGACTCTTGAATGGGTGGGCACTATACCGGGGAAGAGAGAAAGCCGGCGTTTTGTTGGGCTTTATACTCTTGTCCAACAAGATATAATGGAGCAAAGGCATCACGACGATGCTGTTTTATTTGGAGGTTGGGCAATAGACCTTCATCCGGCAGATGGAGTCTATAGCGAAAAAGGCGGATGCATCCAATATCATTCCAAAGGTGTGTATGAAATTCCTTACAGATGTTTTGTCAGCAAGGATATAGAGAATCTCTTCTTTGCGGGGCGTAATATCAGCTCTTCACATGTAGCTCATGGTTCGAGTCGGGTAATGGCAACCTCTGCTTTCGGGGGGCAGGCTGTTGGAATTGCCGCCGCGCAATGTATAAAAAAGGGTTTAAAGCCTAAAGATATAATTGACATCAAAGAAATCAAAGAACTACAACAACAACTAAATATTATCGGGCAAAGTATACCTAATACAAGAATAGAAAATCAGAACAATCTTTTAGCCTCTGCCAATATTTCTGTATCCAGCGAATTGATATTAGATCGAATACGGGAAGCAGGAATATGGATAAATCTGGATTATTCTGTAGCTCAGATGCTTCCGCTAAAGAAAGGACAATGTTACTCCTTTGAAATACAGGTCGATGCGGCTGAAGAAACTATACTTGAAGTTGAACTGCGTTGTTCGTCAAAGATAAATAATTATACACCTGATATAGTTGTAGATAAATTATCGATAGAATTAGTTGAAGGGAAACAGAGTATAAAGCTGATTTTTAATAAAGGGCTGCCGAATGATCAGTACGGTTTCCTTACTTTTCTGAAAAATGATAAAGCAAAAATAGAAATGAGTGAAGATCGTTTCTCCGGAATTGTCTCTGTCTTCAATAAATTTAATTATGCAGTGAATAATAACGGTGCACAAATTGCTCCTCCCGATTCAGGAATAGAATCTTTTGAATTCTGGTGTCCGGATAGGCGTCCCCAAGGGCATAATATTGCTATGAAGATTGTACCGGCATTGAAAACTTTTGGAAAAGAAAATTTATTGGAAGGGCTGATCAGACCGACAAACCAACCTAATGCATGGGCTTCTGATATTTCGGATAAAGAAGTGTGTATGAGTGTATTGTGGGAGTCGGAGAAAGAAATAAATAGCATAACCCTCTATTTCGATACAGACTATGACCATGCTCTGGAATCTGTGCAAATGGGGCATCCTGAAAATATAATCCCTTTTTGTGTACAGAACTACAGGATAAAAGATCAGACAGGAAATATTATTTACGAAAAAATAGAAAACTATCAGACTATCAATGTTATCAAATTGGGAGAAAAAATAAAAACTAGTTCTATCACTATCGAGTTGGATAATCCTCAAATCAATATTCCGGTAAGTGTATATTATATAACTATCAACTAG
- a CDS encoding sodium:solute symporter family protein, producing MTFIDIITIVIFSLGIILVGMSFSKQGKNMKSFFAGGGAMPWSMSGLSLFMGFFSAGTFVVWGSIAYSHGWVSVTIQWTMAIAGFVVGTLIAPRWHKTGALTVAEYINKRLGVSTQKIYTYLFLFISLFLTASFLYPVAKILEVSTALPLNLCILLLGAFCILYVSAGGLWAVISTDILQFVILTAAVVIVVPLSLEEIGGITNFVGKAPDSFFNFLNGEYTLGFIIAFTIYNTIFLGGNWAYVQRYTCVKTQADSQKVGWMFGVLYIISPILWMLPPMVYKMYNGSLSDVEAEGAYLMMCKDVLPHGILGLMIGGMIFATTSALNSKLNISSGVVTNDIFKRLKPDSSDKTLMQVARLSTIAFGILTILIALLIPMMGGVVNVVISLAALTGVPLYLPVIWTLFSKRQTKVSTVSTTVISLVVNGIFKFVAPLFNFTLNREQEMLLGVSFPILCMIVFEVYYILKKQTSPMYNSYLSWESKNQTKVSNINEEEIEERKNDNQFSRKVIGYGVLFTGIGVALLGGMSDSSRVLVITTGCVFALLGIFIIKKKSKND from the coding sequence ATGACTTTTATTGATATTATTACCATTGTAATATTTTCCTTGGGAATAATTCTTGTTGGGATGTCCTTTTCAAAACAAGGGAAAAATATGAAATCATTCTTTGCCGGAGGAGGAGCGATGCCTTGGAGCATGAGTGGATTATCTCTCTTTATGGGGTTTTTCTCTGCCGGAACGTTTGTTGTTTGGGGATCAATAGCCTATTCACATGGGTGGGTGTCTGTTACCATACAATGGACAATGGCTATAGCCGGTTTTGTTGTTGGGACACTGATCGCACCTCGTTGGCACAAGACAGGAGCATTGACCGTTGCCGAATATATAAATAAACGGTTGGGGGTTTCTACCCAAAAAATATACACTTATTTATTCCTGTTTATATCACTTTTTCTGACAGCATCATTCTTATATCCTGTTGCTAAAATATTGGAAGTGTCAACAGCTTTACCCCTGAACTTATGTATCCTATTACTAGGTGCTTTTTGCATATTATATGTTTCGGCAGGAGGACTGTGGGCCGTAATATCAACAGATATTTTACAATTTGTAATACTCACAGCCGCTGTAGTTATCGTGGTACCTCTCTCTCTAGAGGAAATAGGAGGTATAACCAACTTTGTGGGTAAAGCTCCCGATTCGTTCTTTAATTTTCTGAATGGAGAATACACCCTCGGTTTTATAATTGCATTTACTATATATAACACTATATTTTTAGGAGGAAATTGGGCATATGTACAACGATATACATGTGTAAAAACCCAAGCTGATTCCCAAAAAGTAGGTTGGATGTTTGGAGTGCTTTACATAATCAGCCCAATCCTATGGATGCTGCCTCCAATGGTCTACAAAATGTACAATGGGAGTCTCTCCGATGTAGAGGCAGAAGGAGCATATCTAATGATGTGCAAAGATGTACTTCCGCATGGTATATTGGGTTTGATGATAGGAGGGATGATTTTTGCAACAACAAGTGCTCTCAATTCAAAGCTGAATATATCATCAGGTGTTGTTACAAACGATATATTCAAAAGGCTTAAGCCTGATAGTTCGGATAAGACATTGATGCAGGTAGCCCGTCTATCTACAATCGCTTTTGGGATTTTAACTATTCTAATCGCATTACTAATACCTATGATGGGCGGGGTAGTAAATGTCGTTATAAGTTTGGCTGCTCTGACCGGAGTTCCTTTATACTTACCTGTTATCTGGACATTGTTCTCTAAACGACAGACAAAGGTGTCAACAGTATCTACAACTGTAATAAGTTTAGTTGTTAATGGAATATTCAAATTTGTAGCCCCTCTTTTTAATTTCACTTTAAATAGAGAACAGGAGATGCTACTTGGGGTCAGCTTCCCCATTCTGTGTATGATTGTTTTCGAAGTGTACTACATTCTTAAAAAACAGACATCACCTATGTATAACTCTTATTTGTCATGGGAATCAAAGAATCAAACAAAGGTATCCAATATAAATGAAGAAGAAATTGAAGAGAGAAAGAATGATAATCAATTCAGTAGGAAAGTAATTGGTTATGGAGTACTATTCACGGGGATTGGAGTGGCATTGTTGGGTGGTATGTCCGACTCGAGCAGAGTATTAGTTATAACCACCGGATGTGTGTTTGCTTTACTGGGCATTTTTATAATTAAAAAGAAAAGTAAAAATGATTAA
- a CDS encoding glycoside hydrolase family 88 protein — MKSVKKLSMQFILLLFCITTFAQGSYNKDVFSKKYIKDKIEKVSLWQLNNPSERDMRHWTNATFYSGLFSAWQTTKNKSLYQALMGMGDSQNWKPYNRWFHADDIAICQTYLDLYHKEKKIAMIQPTIDVINKFVAKPYPSKKDIEKIKLWWCDALFMVPPVFVKLTKETSDKSYLAFNDIYYKECYDLLYNKEESLFARDLNYVIKEDGSTRREKNGELIFWSRGNGWVMGGLALVLTDLPSTYKERPFYEQLFKEIAARIAKLQPEDGLWRTSLLDTESYSNGEVSGSAFFCYALAWGINNGLLDESYLPVVKKSWIALIQCVNDEGRVGWVQPITDSPQAKFSADSSSESYGPGAFLLAASEVIKLKK, encoded by the coding sequence ATGAAATCAGTTAAAAAATTAAGCATGCAATTCATATTGCTATTATTCTGCATCACAACATTCGCTCAAGGATCTTATAACAAGGATGTATTTAGCAAAAAGTATATTAAAGATAAAATCGAAAAAGTTTCACTTTGGCAGTTAAATAATCCTTCGGAGAGAGATATGAGACATTGGACAAATGCCACTTTTTATTCAGGTCTTTTCTCGGCCTGGCAAACAACAAAAAACAAGTCTCTTTATCAGGCTTTAATGGGTATGGGTGATAGTCAGAATTGGAAACCTTATAACCGTTGGTTTCATGCCGATGATATAGCTATTTGTCAAACATACTTAGATCTATATCACAAAGAAAAGAAAATCGCAATGATACAACCGACTATTGATGTGATTAACAAATTTGTAGCTAAACCTTATCCTTCAAAAAAGGATATTGAAAAGATTAAATTGTGGTGGTGCGATGCCTTATTTATGGTACCTCCTGTTTTTGTAAAGTTAACCAAAGAAACCAGTGATAAAAGTTATTTAGCTTTCAATGATATTTATTATAAAGAATGTTATGACTTGCTGTACAATAAAGAAGAATCTCTTTTTGCCCGTGACTTAAATTATGTAATCAAAGAAGATGGCAGCACGCGCCGCGAAAAAAATGGAGAACTTATCTTTTGGTCACGCGGAAATGGTTGGGTAATGGGAGGATTAGCCCTTGTTTTGACAGATCTCCCGTCTACCTATAAAGAAAGACCTTTTTATGAACAACTATTTAAGGAAATAGCAGCCCGTATAGCTAAACTACAGCCTGAAGATGGATTGTGGCGTACAAGTTTATTAGATACTGAATCTTACTCGAACGGCGAAGTAAGTGGCTCTGCTTTTTTCTGTTATGCTTTGGCTTGGGGAATCAATAACGGACTATTAGATGAATCTTACCTTCCTGTTGTAAAAAAGAGTTGGATCGCATTGATACAATGTGTGAACGACGAAGGACGAGTAGGATGGGTACAGCCAATAACCGATTCACCGCAAGCAAAATTTTCAGCAGACAGTAGTAGTGAAAGCTATGGTCCGGGAGCGTTCCTACTGGCTGCAAGCGAAGTAATTAAATTAAAAAAATAA
- a CDS encoding LacI family DNA-binding transcriptional regulator produces the protein MTKTRITIKDIAKELRISTSTVSRALADRWDVNPETKKAVLDLAKRWNYKPNPMSKRLQEQHSKLIGVVVPEFINSFFAEVVIGIESILQPEGFNILLMQSNESHTSELNNLNILEGQMVDGIIVSVCHETKNSKKYAALQANNYPIVFFNRICTNIVAPNVIIDDYKWAYKAVEHLIKQGARRIAHLAGPESLTVSKSRKRGYCDALKDYDIPIDEELIIPCGLKMERGIMAAYKLLEMEEKPDGIFAFNDPTAIGAMKTMQKCGYKIPIDIAVVGFTQSRMAMIIEPNLTSVEQPTFEMGKVAAELMLEQIRNGNEETISSRTVTLDAIFNIRESSLKKLKKQQMLK, from the coding sequence ATGACCAAAACACGAATAACAATAAAAGATATAGCAAAGGAATTGAGAATTTCGACTTCTACTGTTTCAAGAGCTTTAGCAGACCGATGGGATGTAAACCCTGAAACAAAAAAAGCAGTTTTGGACTTGGCAAAAAGATGGAACTATAAGCCAAATCCTATGTCAAAAAGATTGCAAGAGCAACATTCGAAGCTGATTGGAGTTGTTGTGCCAGAATTTATTAATTCTTTTTTTGCAGAGGTTGTCATTGGCATCGAGAGCATATTACAACCTGAAGGATTCAATATCTTACTAATGCAGTCTAATGAATCTCATACAAGTGAACTAAATAATCTTAATATTCTTGAAGGACAAATGGTCGATGGTATAATCGTATCGGTTTGCCACGAAACAAAAAACTCAAAGAAATACGCTGCGCTTCAGGCGAATAATTATCCTATCGTTTTTTTTAATCGTATTTGTACCAATATTGTAGCTCCTAACGTAATTATAGATGATTATAAATGGGCTTATAAGGCTGTGGAGCATCTTATAAAGCAAGGGGCTAGACGTATAGCTCATCTTGCCGGCCCTGAAAGTCTTACTGTCTCAAAAAGCAGGAAGAGAGGATATTGCGATGCACTAAAAGATTATGACATCCCTATTGATGAAGAATTGATAATTCCATGCGGACTGAAAATGGAAAGGGGAATAATGGCTGCTTATAAACTTTTGGAGATGGAGGAAAAACCCGATGGAATTTTTGCATTTAACGACCCGACAGCTATTGGAGCAATGAAAACTATGCAAAAATGCGGATATAAAATTCCTATTGACATTGCTGTTGTTGGATTTACTCAATCTAGAATGGCAATGATTATAGAACCCAATTTGACAAGTGTGGAACAACCAACTTTTGAAATGGGTAAAGTTGCTGCAGAATTGATGCTGGAGCAGATAAGAAATGGAAATGAGGAAACAATTTCATCGAGAACAGTAACCCTCGATGCTATCTTTAATATTAGAGAATCTTCTTTGAAAAAATTGAAAAAACAGCAGATGCTAAAATAA